The following are from one region of the Pleurodeles waltl isolate 20211129_DDA chromosome 4_1, aPleWal1.hap1.20221129, whole genome shotgun sequence genome:
- the LOC138287185 gene encoding protein phosphatase 1 regulatory subunit 7-like has protein sequence MPYKATRVPGDITKSSESEPDWPFCHCVISPVDSRLRGCFQRVVKLDVSLNELEELKVGSLLPFKNLSELDASLNALDNIEGVSVLHSLAVLNLNYNALTSTKGLESCKSLTVLNLSHNQVKTIRDLPLLSNLTHLHLDSNKLKYLDGVQNLPRLHELYVQNNEISSLLPLSPALTLNVLDASNNHIQFLPQSLQVLKGLRRLKQLKLKGNPLARDNRYVTAIAQSTSVEILDNFLLKNPSKSLLLSVDKSLLLSDPMQGFPKGGQMKEHLKESARESFMEKLQRKRKDVEGTIHHLHNRIL, from the exons ATGCCCTACAAAGCCACTCGTGTGCCAGGAGATATCACTAAATCCTCAGAGTCTGAGCCGGACTGGCCATTCTGCCACTGTGTCATTTCCCCAGTAGACAGCAGGCTACGTGGTTGCTTTCAAAG GGTTGTGAAGCTGGACGTTTCATTGAATGAGCTGGAGGAACTGAAGGTTGGCAGCCTGCTCCCTTTCAAGAACCTGTCCGAGCTGGACGCTTCCCTCAACGCGTTAGACAA CATCGAAGGGGTCAGTGTCCTTCACAGTCTTGCGGTGCTGAATCTAAACTACAATGCTCTGACCAGTACGAAGGGCTTGGAGTCCTGCAAGAGTCTGACTGTGCTCAACTTATCCCACAACCAAGTGAAAACCATCCGAGACCTTCCACTGCTGAGCAACCTCACACACCTGCACCTGGATTCCAACAAG TTGAAATATCTTGATGGAGTTCAGAACCTCCCCAGACTGCATGAACTCTACGTTCAGAACAATGAAATCTCCAGTCTATTACCCCTGTCTCCCGCACTGACACTCAACGTTTTGGatgcctccaacaaccacatccaaTTCTTACCACAGTCTCTGCAGGTGCTAAAGGGACTTCGccgcctgaagcagctgaagctcAAG GGTAACCCATTGGCTCGAGACAACCGCTACGTCACTGCTATTGCTCAGTCCACCTCAGTAGAGATCCTAGATAACTTCCTCCTGAAGAACCCCAGCAAGTCCCTGCTGCTTTCAGTGGACAAGTCCCTGCTCCTGTCAGACCCCATGCAAGGGTTTCCAAAAGGAGGTCAGATGAAGGAGCACTTGAAGGAGTCTGCAAGGGAGAGTTTCATGGAGAAGCTGCAGCGAAAGCGGAAGGATGTTGAGGGCACCATACACCACCTACACAACAGGATCCTGTAA